In Candidatus Bathyarchaeota archaeon, a genomic segment contains:
- a CDS encoding protein translocase SEC61 complex subunit gamma — protein MDIERFIESTKRLIRASSKPTREEFWLMLRISILGIGLIGGIGFMVRILFLFLGTGTT, from the coding sequence TTGGATATTGAAAGATTCATAGAGTCTACCAAGAGGCTGATCCGTGCATCCTCCAAACCGACAAGGGAAGAGTTCTGGCTTATGCTACGTATCTCCATACTTGGGATAGGACTCATCGGCGGAATAGGATTCATGGTCAGGATCCTATTTCTCTTCCTAGGCACAGGAACCACGTAA
- a CDS encoding transcription elongation factor Spt5: MIFAIRTTSGQERAVAEVLTSKAALKKLPIFSVMFTEAIKGYVFVEAPGPHTVDEAMAGIKHARTKTKGAIQLSSIERFIKVRPTIDELSDSDMVEVIAGPFRGLKARITHMDKVKGEVTIELLEEGFATLPITVHADYLRRISKGTGEEVGRKENG, encoded by the coding sequence ATGATCTTCGCGATTAGAACGACGAGTGGCCAAGAAAGAGCGGTTGCTGAAGTCCTAACATCGAAAGCAGCCTTGAAGAAGCTGCCGATATTCTCAGTCATGTTTACTGAAGCCATTAAGGGATACGTATTCGTCGAGGCTCCAGGCCCCCATACAGTAGACGAAGCCATGGCGGGGATAAAACATGCCAGAACAAAGACTAAGGGAGCTATCCAACTATCTTCAATTGAACGTTTCATAAAGGTCAGACCCACTATAGATGAGTTGAGTGACTCCGACATGGTCGAGGTCATCGCAGGGCCTTTCAGAGGCCTCAAGGCTAGGATCACACATATGGACAAGGTGAAGGGGGAGGTGACTATAGAGCTTCTCGAGGAGGGATTCGCCACCTTACCAATAACGGTACATGCAGACTACCTGAGAAGAATATCAAAGGGCACAGGTGAAGAGGTTGGGAGAAAAGAAAACGGTTGA
- a CDS encoding 50S ribosomal protein L11 codes for MGEKKTVEALINGGEATAGPPLGPSLGPLGVNVLQIVNAINELTKAYAGMKVPVKVIVDVDTKSFEVEIGTPSTSALIIRELGVEKGSGNPKAEKIGNLPIEKALKIAQMKMKDTYSKDVKAALKEILGTFVSMGVTVENKDPREIQKDIDRGIYEELFKGES; via the coding sequence TTGGGAGAAAAGAAAACGGTTGAAGCATTGATTAATGGGGGAGAGGCGACGGCTGGACCTCCTTTAGGCCCATCTTTGGGGCCTTTAGGGGTAAACGTCTTACAGATAGTCAACGCTATCAACGAATTGACGAAAGCATATGCTGGAATGAAAGTTCCAGTGAAGGTGATTGTAGACGTCGATACGAAATCATTTGAAGTTGAAATAGGAACGCCGTCAACATCAGCCTTAATAATCAGGGAGCTAGGGGTTGAGAAAGGATCTGGAAACCCTAAGGCTGAGAAAATAGGCAACCTACCGATCGAAAAAGCTCTAAAAATAGCTCAAATGAAGATGAAGGATACATACTCAAAAGATGTTAAGGCAGCATTAAAGGAGATCCTAGGAACGTTCGTCAGCATGGGGGTAACAGTTGAGAATAAGGATCCTAGGGAGATACAGAAGGATATAGACCGTGGAATATATGAGGAACTATTCAAAGGTGAATCTTAA
- a CDS encoding 50S ribosomal protein L1: protein MPISNESVRKALSEIRSQERRGFNESVELIIKLRDIDLKKPENRLNEVVVLPHKLGKPVKICVIATGDLALKSKEANADLVIGREQLEDFAKDKRLARKLQRGYDFFISEAPLMPLVGRTIGPILGPRGKMPTPIQINTPIQEVIDQARRTVRIRVREQPVIQCRVGTCESSDEELTENIQAVITRVEGRLERGSRNISGIMIKKSMGPPISIPLQ from the coding sequence TTGCCAATCTCAAATGAGAGTGTTAGAAAAGCCTTGAGTGAGATCAGGAGTCAGGAGAGACGCGGATTTAACGAGTCTGTGGAACTCATAATAAAACTAAGGGACATAGATCTAAAAAAACCTGAGAACAGACTCAATGAGGTAGTAGTACTACCCCATAAACTAGGCAAACCTGTAAAGATTTGTGTAATAGCAACCGGAGACCTAGCCCTGAAATCTAAAGAAGCAAACGCGGATCTGGTCATAGGTAGAGAGCAGCTGGAAGATTTTGCTAAAGATAAGAGGTTGGCTAGAAAGTTGCAGAGGGGGTACGATTTCTTCATTTCAGAGGCGCCCCTCATGCCCCTTGTTGGCAGGACGATAGGACCTATCCTTGGGCCTAGGGGGAAGATGCCTACACCAATCCAGATCAATACACCAATACAAGAGGTTATAGATCAAGCTAGGAGGACCGTAAGGATAAGGGTTAGGGAACAGCCTGTCATACAGTGCAGAGTAGGAACCTGCGAGTCATCCGACGAAGAGTTAACGGAGAATATTCAAGCAGTCATCACAAGAGTAGAGGGAAGACTAGAACGAGGCTCAAGAAACATCTCCGGAATCATGATAAAGAAATCTATGGGACCTCCAATATCCATACCGTTGCAGTGA
- a CDS encoding 50S ribosomal protein L10, translating into MSVRKISLKKELAMERVKKALIKHKVIAAADLTKVRSTQIQEVRKMLRGRAEILVAKNTIFRMACKELEGERKNILKYAESLNGPFALILTGMNPFELILFLNKNKVKVPAKGGDIATGDIIVPAGNTGLPPGPIISEFGEVKIPTRIESGSIWVTKDTVVARKGDIISAKLASVLTRLGMKPMETGLSLIAAYDGEIILDREMLKLDLEEYRENIVEATFKALNVACEAGYLTSVTALPIFRKALNQASALALAAEYITPETINPLLRAAYLSMMTLNNIIAMKNPEAA; encoded by the coding sequence ATGTCTGTTAGAAAGATATCTCTGAAGAAGGAGTTGGCTATGGAGAGGGTGAAGAAAGCCCTCATAAAGCATAAGGTAATAGCTGCAGCGGACCTGACAAAAGTCAGGTCAACTCAGATCCAAGAGGTTCGAAAGATGCTCAGGGGAAGAGCCGAGATACTGGTGGCAAAGAACACCATCTTCAGAATGGCATGTAAAGAACTTGAAGGTGAAAGGAAGAATATATTAAAATATGCTGAATCACTCAACGGACCATTCGCACTCATCCTCACAGGTATGAATCCGTTCGAGCTAATTCTATTTCTAAACAAGAATAAGGTCAAGGTTCCAGCCAAAGGTGGAGACATAGCAACAGGCGACATAATAGTCCCAGCCGGAAACACAGGCCTGCCACCTGGACCCATAATCAGCGAGTTTGGAGAAGTCAAGATACCTACCAGGATAGAGTCTGGAAGCATATGGGTAACGAAAGATACAGTAGTGGCAAGGAAGGGAGACATAATATCTGCAAAACTCGCATCCGTCCTGACGAGACTAGGTATGAAACCTATGGAGACCGGACTCTCTCTAATAGCCGCATATGATGGTGAGATTATTCTTGACAGAGAGATGTTGAAGCTAGACCTTGAAGAATATAGGGAAAACATCGTTGAGGCCACTTTTAAAGCATTAAACGTGGCATGTGAAGCAGGATACCTTACGAGTGTGACCGCCCTACCTATCTTCAGGAAGGCGTTGAATCAAGCCTCAGCCCTTGCTTTGGCTGCTGAATACATCACACCGGAGACCATAAACCCGTTATTGAGAGCCGCATATTTGAGCATGATGACTCTAAACAACATAATAGCCATGAAGAATCCTGAGGCAGCTTAG
- the rpl12p gene encoding 50S ribosomal protein P1, whose translation MKYIYAALLLHSASKPVDEKNLRKVLTAIEEEIDEARLKALTAALSEINIDEVLKQASTLTYAPTPPPTKVAAPAEAKVEEKKEEKKEEEALAGLGALFG comes from the coding sequence TTGAAGTATATATATGCAGCATTGCTGTTACATTCAGCCTCGAAACCCGTGGATGAAAAGAATCTGAGGAAGGTGTTGACAGCCATTGAGGAGGAGATCGATGAAGCCAGATTGAAGGCACTGACAGCAGCCTTATCAGAAATAAACATAGATGAGGTTCTCAAGCAGGCCTCAACTCTCACATATGCACCTACACCTCCCCCGACGAAAGTTGCGGCGCCAGCTGAAGCGAAGGTCGAGGAGAAAAAGGAAGAGAAAAAGGAAGAGGAAGCCCTAGCAGGTTTAGGCGCCCTATTCGGATGA
- the alaS gene encoding alanine--tRNA ligase: MKSLEEEFEIRFFKENGFKRKRCEKCGGHYWTQNQDSRNCGDTPCQEYTFINNPPTKRRFTLNQFRETFLKYFESEGHTIINPYPVIARWRDDVYLVGASIYNFQPYVTEGSIPPPANPLVISQPCIRFTDIDKVGQTLGRHMVIFEMGGAHAFNYESKEVYWKDETIRLHHNLLTEELGVNSEDVNYKEDFWSGGGNAGPDVEACISGLEISTLVFMMYKYIGDKLVRTPIRTVDTGYGMERWTWLSQGTPSGFHAAYGPLLEEVSRMVGVKIDDRIIAENSRVSSIIPAQSRENYLKSRSKVAENLGVTTREVTETMEKFQNLCMALDHTKALCFILSEGIVPSNMEVGYLARLLIRRAYRSLKMLGAENFFIDLVERQIEYWSNIFSNIKAMEEEILEELKIELEKYRVTVNRGAELVRKISREAKREGLGEIPQETLIRLYDSHGLVPEIVKEFAEAESVKVKIPENFFEMVSQRHLRTKPAGETVEESIIEKISTRHKTLKLYYQDPYMKEFEAKVVDVIEGKYVILDQTLFYSAGGGQLSDTGEIMFEGDKSKIIDVRSVGDAVLHTVEGSMPRVGSKVKGIIDWDRRISLMRHHTSTHILIGAVRRVLGEHAWQAGAAKDVKTSRLDISHYMHITPEEVYEIEKLASEVITKNIPVETFWMPRDEAERRYGYRIYQGGAVPGTVIRIVKIGDWDIEACGGTHVKSTGEVGIIKILRTERIQDGVERLTFTAGPNVLEEFRKMERQTSQLSKILSSPIENLTEAAIKLVEDLKKMEKRVEHLRENLTTIEAENLLGNAKKINSLKLVTSKIDDGEDEEIIMLGSKITKTDPKSVAVILLVKDTVKIYVFAGKEAIKHKVDAGKVAGELATIVGGGGGGRDYFGQGGGTEIHKVEKILDAIPKVVKKQMNRK, translated from the coding sequence TTGAAGAGTCTCGAGGAAGAATTTGAAATACGATTCTTTAAAGAGAATGGTTTCAAAAGGAAGAGGTGTGAAAAATGCGGGGGCCATTACTGGACCCAAAACCAAGACAGTAGAAATTGCGGTGACACACCATGCCAAGAATATACATTTATAAATAATCCACCGACCAAAAGGAGATTCACCCTAAACCAATTCAGAGAGACATTCCTAAAATATTTTGAGAGTGAAGGTCACACAATAATAAACCCATATCCTGTGATAGCAAGGTGGAGGGATGACGTCTATTTAGTAGGCGCATCCATATATAATTTCCAACCATACGTCACAGAGGGAAGTATACCTCCACCGGCAAACCCCCTAGTCATAAGCCAACCATGCATAAGATTCACAGACATCGATAAGGTAGGTCAGACCTTAGGAAGACACATGGTAATCTTCGAGATGGGTGGAGCACATGCGTTCAACTATGAAAGTAAAGAGGTGTACTGGAAAGATGAGACCATCAGACTCCACCACAACCTCTTAACAGAAGAGTTGGGTGTAAATTCTGAAGACGTAAATTATAAGGAGGACTTTTGGTCTGGAGGCGGAAACGCAGGTCCAGACGTTGAGGCGTGCATATCAGGCCTCGAGATCTCAACCCTCGTATTCATGATGTACAAATACATAGGCGACAAATTGGTCAGAACCCCAATAAGGACAGTAGACACAGGCTACGGTATGGAAAGGTGGACATGGCTGTCGCAAGGAACACCGTCCGGATTTCACGCAGCATATGGACCATTACTCGAAGAAGTATCAAGAATGGTTGGGGTGAAGATAGATGATAGAATAATAGCTGAGAACAGCAGAGTCTCATCCATAATCCCCGCACAATCAAGGGAGAATTATCTCAAGTCGAGATCGAAGGTTGCAGAGAACCTTGGAGTGACGACGAGGGAAGTTACAGAAACGATGGAGAAATTCCAAAATTTATGCATGGCCCTAGACCATACCAAGGCATTATGCTTTATTCTCTCAGAAGGCATAGTACCCTCGAACATGGAAGTAGGATACTTAGCAAGGCTCCTCATCAGGAGAGCATACAGATCATTGAAAATGCTTGGTGCTGAAAACTTCTTCATAGATCTAGTTGAGAGACAGATAGAATACTGGTCTAATATCTTCTCAAACATCAAGGCTATGGAGGAAGAGATTCTTGAAGAGCTCAAGATAGAGCTTGAAAAATACAGGGTGACAGTGAATAGGGGAGCTGAACTTGTAAGAAAGATCTCTAGGGAAGCGAAGAGGGAGGGTCTAGGAGAGATCCCTCAAGAAACGTTGATTAGACTGTACGATTCACATGGCCTAGTCCCAGAGATTGTCAAGGAATTTGCAGAAGCCGAATCGGTGAAAGTTAAGATTCCAGAAAACTTCTTTGAAATGGTTTCTCAGAGACACCTCCGAACGAAACCTGCAGGAGAGACCGTTGAGGAAAGCATCATAGAAAAGATTTCAACCCGTCACAAGACTCTCAAATTATACTATCAAGATCCATATATGAAGGAGTTTGAAGCAAAAGTAGTCGATGTAATCGAAGGAAAATATGTGATACTGGACCAGACCCTATTCTACAGTGCAGGGGGAGGCCAACTATCAGATACTGGAGAGATCATGTTTGAAGGGGATAAGTCGAAGATTATAGACGTTAGATCTGTAGGTGATGCTGTCCTACACACAGTTGAAGGGAGCATGCCAAGAGTAGGCTCAAAAGTCAAGGGAATCATAGACTGGGATAGACGCATCAGCCTCATGAGACACCACACCTCAACCCACATTTTGATAGGGGCTGTAAGGAGGGTATTGGGAGAACATGCTTGGCAGGCAGGTGCGGCTAAGGATGTTAAGACCAGCCGCCTAGACATATCACATTATATGCACATCACTCCTGAAGAGGTTTATGAAATCGAAAAGTTGGCGTCAGAAGTTATCACGAAAAACATTCCAGTAGAGACATTTTGGATGCCAAGGGATGAGGCCGAAAGGAGGTATGGGTATAGAATCTATCAAGGAGGGGCTGTACCTGGGACAGTGATACGAATAGTCAAGATAGGAGATTGGGATATCGAGGCCTGCGGTGGAACACATGTAAAATCTACTGGTGAGGTTGGAATAATCAAGATACTTCGCACAGAAAGAATTCAGGATGGGGTCGAGCGATTGACGTTCACGGCGGGACCCAATGTTCTAGAGGAATTCAGGAAGATGGAGAGGCAGACAAGTCAACTATCCAAGATCCTGAGCAGTCCAATCGAGAACTTGACTGAAGCCGCCATAAAACTTGTTGAAGATCTGAAAAAAATGGAGAAGAGGGTAGAACATCTACGTGAGAACCTAACAACGATCGAGGCTGAGAACCTACTGGGCAATGCAAAGAAGATCAATAGTTTAAAGCTCGTCACCTCAAAAATAGATGATGGTGAGGATGAAGAGATTATAATGCTTGGAAGCAAGATAACGAAGACCGACCCGAAATCTGTAGCAGTAATACTTCTGGTCAAGGACACGGTCAAGATATACGTATTCGCCGGAAAGGAAGCTATTAAGCATAAGGTAGACGCTGGGAAGGTGGCTGGAGAACTGGCAACAATAGTTGGAGGCGGAGGAGGAGGAAGAGACTACTTCGGCCAAGGTGGAGGAACAGAGATTCATAAAGTCGAAAAGATCCTTGATGCAATACCAAAAGTAGTTAAAAAACAGATGAATAGAAAATGA
- the leuS gene encoding leucine--tRNA ligase yields the protein MSIGRVDWKAIEEKWQKRWNESKIFEVDPDPKREKTFVTFPFAYMNGPLHVGHGFTAVKVDAYARYMRMRQRSVLFPWAWHWTGETIAGASERVKRRDPAIIKEFKELDGVSDEDLERFVDPAYIARYYTEQNRETVKRIGFSIDWRREFHTTSLEPNFSRFIEWQYRRLREGGYVFKGTHPVVWCPNCESPTGDHDRLEGEGASPEEYILIKFRMGESYIPAATFRPETIFGVTNLWINPEAEYVHAKVDEEAWIVSVEAAEKLKDQLRRVEVNQRLLGRELVGATCIDPVTGKPLIILPAWFVDPKSGSGVVYSVPAHAPLDWVALRDLKAKPELVERYGVEKSKIEKIEPIGIIHLEDHGEYPAVEIVEELKVKDQWDPKCEDATKIIYRKEYHTGILKNNCLQYSGMRVQEVKDRIVRDFKEVKIADSMFDLTQKVVCRCTTLCKVKILQDQWFLRYSDQQWKQRTKLLLSRAKVYPESARQWFLDVIDWYRDWPCARKTGLGTPIPWSPEWIIETLSDSTVYMAFYTINKEIRRHNLTPKQLTDEVFDYIFLGEGRLEEVASRAGIEKEVLESMRLEFLYWYPVDLRVSAKELLPNHLTFYLFHHAAIFREEHWPRAIGVNGMLMIEGEKMSKSKGNIVSLRRAIEEHSADIVRVTLLMGGDGMDDPDWRNENLKDITNRLESFMNTAKNIIGMSEGGSFGHLEEWLTSRIHDRVVKVTEHLENLKTRAAAENIIYEIQNDLRWYLRRRGTPNSKVLRRLLETWVRLMAPFAPHISEEVWELLGNEGFVSTEQWPRPEEFEKSLRAELIEESVQNMIEDIKNILRATGKTPRRIILYTAPRWKWRAILRILESRVKGSTQEGVMKDLALDPEIKDVISEAKKFVQTFTKEATQVTSEYAEKILEAGIIDEYSTLKEAIPFLSKEFKAEVEVYRSDDHSKYDPAGRAYHARPYRPAVYIE from the coding sequence ATGAGTATAGGAAGAGTGGACTGGAAGGCCATCGAAGAGAAATGGCAAAAGAGGTGGAACGAATCAAAAATATTTGAGGTAGACCCAGATCCTAAAAGGGAGAAGACCTTTGTAACATTTCCATTCGCCTACATGAACGGGCCATTGCATGTAGGTCACGGCTTCACAGCCGTAAAGGTAGACGCCTACGCAAGATATATGAGGATGAGGCAACGGAGCGTCCTATTCCCATGGGCTTGGCACTGGACAGGCGAGACCATAGCAGGCGCCTCGGAGAGGGTTAAGAGAAGAGACCCCGCAATAATAAAGGAGTTCAAGGAATTAGATGGGGTCTCAGATGAGGACCTTGAGAGATTCGTAGATCCAGCGTATATAGCAAGATACTACACTGAACAGAATAGGGAGACAGTAAAGAGGATAGGCTTCTCAATAGACTGGAGAAGAGAATTTCACACAACCTCTCTGGAACCTAATTTCAGCAGATTCATCGAATGGCAATACAGGAGACTTAGGGAAGGAGGCTATGTCTTCAAAGGAACCCACCCAGTAGTCTGGTGTCCAAACTGTGAGAGCCCAACAGGAGACCATGATAGGCTTGAAGGCGAAGGAGCGTCACCGGAAGAATATATACTAATAAAATTCCGTATGGGAGAATCTTACATTCCAGCAGCAACCTTCAGACCAGAAACAATATTTGGAGTGACAAACCTATGGATCAATCCCGAAGCCGAATATGTCCACGCCAAGGTAGATGAGGAAGCGTGGATAGTGAGCGTTGAAGCCGCAGAGAAACTCAAAGACCAGCTCAGAAGGGTGGAGGTCAATCAGAGGCTACTGGGCAGAGAACTTGTTGGAGCTACATGCATAGATCCGGTGACTGGTAAGCCCCTAATAATCTTACCAGCATGGTTCGTTGATCCAAAAAGCGGAAGTGGGGTAGTCTACAGTGTCCCAGCACATGCACCCTTAGACTGGGTGGCCCTGAGAGATCTCAAGGCCAAGCCTGAACTCGTCGAGAGGTATGGAGTGGAAAAGTCTAAGATTGAAAAGATAGAGCCCATAGGAATCATACATCTCGAAGATCATGGTGAATATCCGGCAGTTGAGATCGTTGAAGAGTTGAAAGTGAAGGATCAATGGGACCCAAAATGTGAAGATGCAACCAAAATAATATACAGGAAAGAGTATCACACAGGCATCCTCAAGAATAATTGCCTCCAATACTCAGGGATGAGGGTTCAGGAGGTTAAGGATAGAATAGTCAGAGACTTCAAGGAGGTGAAAATCGCCGATTCAATGTTCGACTTAACCCAGAAGGTGGTATGTCGATGTACAACTCTCTGCAAGGTGAAGATACTGCAAGACCAATGGTTCCTCCGCTACTCAGACCAGCAGTGGAAGCAGAGGACCAAACTGCTCCTTTCAAGGGCCAAAGTCTACCCTGAATCTGCAAGGCAATGGTTCCTCGACGTCATAGACTGGTACAGGGACTGGCCATGCGCTAGAAAGACAGGCTTGGGGACACCGATCCCATGGAGTCCAGAATGGATCATTGAGACACTGAGCGACTCAACAGTCTACATGGCCTTCTACACAATAAACAAGGAAATACGTAGACATAACTTAACTCCCAAGCAATTGACAGATGAGGTCTTCGACTACATATTTCTAGGTGAGGGAAGACTGGAGGAAGTTGCTTCAAGAGCAGGAATAGAAAAAGAAGTCTTAGAAAGCATGAGGCTGGAGTTTCTATACTGGTACCCAGTTGACCTCAGAGTGTCAGCGAAAGAACTGCTGCCCAACCACCTTACATTCTACCTATTCCATCACGCCGCCATCTTCAGAGAGGAACATTGGCCAAGGGCGATCGGAGTGAACGGAATGCTCATGATAGAAGGAGAGAAGATGTCAAAGTCAAAGGGAAACATAGTTTCTCTTAGGAGGGCTATTGAAGAACATAGCGCCGACATAGTAAGGGTCACGTTACTGATGGGTGGAGACGGCATGGATGACCCTGACTGGAGGAACGAGAATCTTAAGGACATAACCAATAGACTCGAATCATTCATGAACACTGCAAAAAATATCATAGGGATGAGTGAGGGGGGGTCCTTTGGCCATCTCGAAGAATGGTTGACGAGTAGAATCCATGACAGGGTTGTGAAGGTTACAGAGCATCTTGAGAATCTAAAGACTAGGGCGGCGGCTGAGAATATCATATATGAGATTCAAAACGATTTGAGATGGTATCTGAGGAGACGGGGGACGCCAAACAGCAAAGTCTTGAGGAGACTCCTCGAGACTTGGGTGAGACTTATGGCCCCATTCGCACCACACATCTCGGAGGAAGTGTGGGAGCTTCTTGGAAATGAAGGCTTCGTCTCAACAGAACAATGGCCTAGACCAGAAGAGTTTGAGAAGAGTTTGAGAGCTGAACTCATTGAGGAGAGTGTTCAGAATATGATTGAAGACATAAAGAACATATTGAGGGCCACTGGAAAGACGCCAAGACGCATCATCCTATATACAGCACCAAGATGGAAATGGAGGGCTATACTCAGAATTCTGGAGAGCAGGGTGAAAGGTTCCACTCAAGAAGGAGTTATGAAAGATCTCGCCTTAGACCCCGAGATCAAGGACGTCATCTCGGAGGCTAAAAAGTTCGTTCAGACATTTACGAAGGAAGCTACACAGGTAACCTCTGAATATGCGGAAAAAATCCTGGAAGCCGGCATAATTGACGAGTATTCCACCCTCAAGGAAGCGATCCCATTCCTATCAAAGGAGTTTAAGGCTGAAGTTGAGGTTTACAGGTCAGACGACCACTCAAAATACGATCCTGCTGGAAGGGCGTATCATGCGAGACCGTATAGACCGGCGGTCTACATAGAATAG